One genomic segment of Linepithema humile isolate Giens D197 chromosome 5, Lhum_UNIL_v1.0, whole genome shotgun sequence includes these proteins:
- the LOC105667400 gene encoding uncharacterized protein isoform X5 yields the protein MAPRHDRVSQAFAGHRRPSGCALTPRRDHYIGADHPDASQQADCRDNSGQRGAECGVRPYLRSLFRNSGTSTTLPEIRDESATETAFRRLSNADRILLESLDVGRYRPRHTGRFLTMHKRRRKKLATRSLSQESGILDDIFHGLVQCVLQRAGNWRFNAFTLETVTGGRSLPVLCVHLFHWYGLLKHFRLDVVTVWKLFAFIEEGYHSTNPYHNSIHATDVTQAMHCFLQEKKIKTHLTNLEIMASLIAAVTHDLDHPGVNQPFLVATSNHLAALYQNTSVLENHHWRSAIGCLLESGVSAQLPADVRPELQRHISSLILATDITRQQEFLTRFRDYLSNNSLEMKRAEDRHFILQIALKCADISNPCRPWDISRKWSYKVCEEFFRQGDYERRLNLPVTPLCDRHTTSIPKIQAGFFKHVVTPLYVEWHRFLGDGLSVSLMEYLKTNQKKWEALINQEAAEETETEISELDEPEGAVSSGEETAADEDSGSIDLLIPATLQTGRMPTLPGRVGLDRVGRRHSVPLSLSKPLSLPTRQAARRESLPSAQMKTKNILLKLEDQSLLEPSSLSLLSSRSSMAESPNVSATAERPVSAENLLPETSIASITSSTEASRLSTVLQSDNQPGAQTKQLTRQQTFPPLQPYARTRYMSATAEMSQCYTQVLLEADSSSSCSSPAKEKSCSSGRCCSPPSPHDPAACRQKKPNTLKILSKEFLMVDMPAKRRGSTLSDTFRQKHADSSERRHSVQTIRTDDSFSKHRHKRPSSAQDSDSTQMFYATLTGSHCEKDSRVSDTSVAQCKSDSGCNAERKCRDAKSTIQESRTTLSSKKTDQCASSAKSACSEHEPRRYSTPITECRTITTDSAGRRYTTIPVSSELSTHKVFFIGSPPDSPPRNHSVSSSSDSGSEPKRSIGDMSNEAVVIGGKRELDCMKEKNSKFAKLSPDKQMKENVDPRTNDDFAKALALSRKGSQGWARRRGSAPVGLLARLDDFTPTSVSSRVDQTCRRGSVPTDITKHQGGCNRLALGPRGGENCSALRRASLPQETALGNILTLAGERESFSMNNNNNNNNTSSSNNNGISRLFDSTASGMLSPRRGSVPADISELRRDLFSRNSVNNKSRNRKKVLRRRSSGGPEMFTAGSNDGNDNGTWLKSKREIGKREPVPEALIKRRGSLPIEMVAVSHAGSTSAPRKSSLWRL from the exons AGGCGGACTGCCGAGATAACAGTGGACAGCGAGGAGCAGAATGCGGTGTTCGTCCGTATCTCCG CAGCTTATTTCGTAATTCCGGCACATCGACCACGTTACCGGAAATCCGTGATGAATCTGCGACGGAGACAGCGTTCAGACGTCTATCGAACGCGGACCGAATCCTGCTGGAGAGCCTGGACGTCGGTCGATACAGGCCCAGGCACACCGGCCGATTCCTGACGATGCACAAGAGACGGCGTAAGAAGCTCGCCACCAGATCTTTGAGTCAGGAGTCCGGTATCCTGGATGACATTTTCCACGGGCTAGTACAG TGCGTGTTACAAAGAGCCGGAAACTGGCGATTTAATGCTTTCACACTGGAAACCGTCACAGGTG GTCGTTCGCTACCGGTATTGTGTGTCCATCTCTTTCACTGGTATGGACTTTTAAAACACTTCAGATTGGATGTCGTAACAGTATGGAAGCTATTCG CTTTTATCGAGGAGGGTTATCACAGTACAAATCCTTACCACAACAGTATACACGCCACGGACGTCACTCAGGCGATGCATTGCTTCCTCCaagaaaaaaag ATAAAAACACACCTAACAAATTTAGAAATCATGGCTTCCTTGATAGCGGCTGTAACGCATGATTTAGATCATCCAGGTGTCAATCAGCCGTTCCTGGTCGCGACGAGTAATCATTTGGCTGCACTGTATCAG aatacCTCTGTTCTTGAAAATCATCATTGGAGATCGGCCATAGGGTGTCTTCTGGAGAGCGGCGTCTCGGCACAATTACCGGCCGATGTGAGACCAGAACTTCAACGGCATATCAGTTCGTTGATCTTAGCGACAGACATTACGAGGCAGCAAGAGTTTCTCACACGTTTCAGG GATTATTTGAGCAACAATTCGCTCGAGATGAAGCGCGCGGAGGATCGTCATTTTATTCTGCAAATTGCCTTGAAATGCGCCGACATTTCCAATCCGTGTAGACCGTGGGATATATCCAGGAAATGGTCTTACAAGGTCTGCGAGGAGTTCTTCAGGCAGGGAGATTACGAGCGTCGTTTAAATCTTCCGGTGACACCATTGTGCGACCGCCACACCACCAGCATCCCGAAGATCCAGGCGGGCTTTTTCAAGCACGTTGTCACTCCTCTCTACGTGGAATGGCACCGTTTCCTCGGCGACGGCCTGAGCGTATCGCTGATGGAGTACTTGAAGACGAATCAGAAAAAGTGGGAGGCGTTGATCAACCAAGAGGCGGCCGAAGAAACGGAGACCGAAATTTCCGAGCTGGATGAACCGGAGGGCGCCGTTAGTTCGGGCGAGGAAACGGCCGCCGACGAGGATTCGGGCAGTATCGATTTACTGATACCGGCGACTTTGCAAACAGGACGAATGCCGACGCTGCCAGGACGAGTCGGTCTCGATCGCGTCGGCCGGCGTCACTCTGTACCTTTGAGCCTATCGAAACCGTTGAGCCTGCCTACGCGCCAGGCTGCCAGAAGAGAGAGTCTGCCGAGCGCACAGATGAAAACGAAGAACATCTTGCTGAAATTGGAAGATCAGAGTCTGTTGGAGCCGAGCTCCTTGTCCCTACTGTCCTCCCGAAGCAGCATGGCCGAATCGCCGAACGTCAGCGCCACCGCCGAGAGGCCGGTCAGCGCGGAAAATCTCCTACCGGAGACGAGCATAGCCAGCATCACCAGCAGCACCGAGGCGTCGAGATTGAGCACGGTCTTACAATCGGACAATCAGCCCGGCGCGCAAACCAAGCAACTCACGCGGCAACAGACCTTCCCTCCGCTGCAGCCGTACGCGAGAACGAGATACATGTCCGCGACCGCGGAGATGTCGCAGTGCTACACTCAGGTTCTTCTGGAAGCCGACAGTTCTTCTAGTTGTTCGAGCCCCGCGAAGGAGAAGTCGTGTTCGAGCGGGCGGTGCTGCTCGCCACCGTCGCCGCACGATCCCGCTGCGTGCCGACAAAAGAAGCCCAACACCCTGAAAATTCTCTCCAAGGAATTTCTGATGGTGGACATGCCTGCGAAGAGACGGGGCTCGACCTTGTCGGACACATTTAGACAGAAGCACGCGGACAGCTCGGAGCGTCGCCACTCCGTGCAGACTATTCGCACCGACGATTCTTTCTCCAAGCATCGGCATAAAAGGCCTTCCTCTGCTCAAGATTCCGACTCCACGCAGATGTTCTACGCCACACTGACGGGTTCTCACTGTGAGAAGGACAGTCGTGTTTCCGATACGTCGGTTGCGCAGTGTAAATCGGATTCGGGCTGCAATGCCGAACGTAAGTGTCGCGACGCGAAGTCGACGATTCAAGAATCACGGACTACGTTGTCGTCCAAAAAGACGGATCAATGTGCTTCATCGGCTAAGAGCGCGTGTTCCGAACACGAGCCGCGGAGATATTCGACCCCGATCACAGAGTGTAGAACGATAACGACCGACAGTGCAGGTAGACGTTACACCACAATACCCGTGTCTTCTGAGCTTAGCACTCACAAAGTGTTCTTTATCGGTAGTCCTCCCGATTCGCCGCCCCGTAATCATAGTGTGTCCTCGTCAAGTGACAGTGGTAGTGAGCCGAAAAGAAGTATCGGTGATATGAGTAACGAAGCTGTCGTCATCGGCGGCAAAAGGGAATTGGATTGCATGAAGGAAAAGAATTCCAAGTTCGCGAAGCTGAGTCCCGACAAGCAGATGAAGGAGAATGTCGATCCTCGTACGAACGACGACTTTGCTAAAGCATTGGCATTGTCCCGTAAGGGTAGTCAg ggATGGGCAAGGAGACGAGGGTCAGCTCCGGTTGGTCTTCTCGCAAGATTGGACGATTTCACTCCAACTTCTGTATCTTCAAGAGTCGATCAAACTTGTAGGCGTGGATCTGTGCCGACTGATATCACTAAACATCAAG GAGGTTGCAATCGGCTTGCGTTAGGACCTCGGGGAGGGGAGAATTGTTCGGCCCTAAGAAGAGCTAGTCTTCCGCAAGAGACTGCACTGGGAAATATTCTCACTTTGGCTG GCGAGCGTGAAAGCTTCTCGATGAACaataacaacaacaacaataataccagcagcagcaacaacaacggCATCAGCAGACTGTTCGACAGCACTGCTTCCGGGATGCTCTCTCCGAGACGAGGATCAGTGCCAGCAGACATATCCGAGTTACGTCGCGATCTGTTCAGTAGAAATAGCGTAAATAACAAGTCGCGCAACCGCAAAAAGGTTCTGAGGAGACGGAGTAGCGGTGGCCCGGAAATGTTCACCGCGGGATCCAACGACGGGAACGATAACGGCACGTGGCTCAAGTCGAAGAGGGAGATAGGAAAGCGCGAACCTGTCCCCGAAGCGCTTATCAAGCGAAGAGGATCCCTACCCATTGAGATGGTGGCTGTTTCACATGCTG GATCAACATCGGCGCCACGCAAATCTAGCCTGTGGCGGCTTTAG
- the LOC105667400 gene encoding uncharacterized protein isoform X6, whose product MIEFPRLSLDIAVPPGVLSRRGGITISEQIIRTLLNRRTAEITVDSEEQNAVFVRISDSSLFRNSGTSTTLPEIRDESATETAFRRLSNADRILLESLDVGRYRPRHTGRFLTMHKRRRKKLATRSLSQESGILDDIFHGLVQCVLQRAGNWRFNAFTLETVTGGRSLPVLCVHLFHWYGLLKHFRLDVVTVWKLFAFIEEGYHSTNPYHNSIHATDVTQAMHCFLQEKKIKTHLTNLEIMASLIAAVTHDLDHPGVNQPFLVATSNHLAALYQNTSVLENHHWRSAIGCLLESGVSAQLPADVRPELQRHISSLILATDITRQQEFLTRFRDYLSNNSLEMKRAEDRHFILQIALKCADISNPCRPWDISRKWSYKVCEEFFRQGDYERRLNLPVTPLCDRHTTSIPKIQAGFFKHVVTPLYVEWHRFLGDGLSVSLMEYLKTNQKKWEALINQEAAEETETEISELDEPEGAVSSGEETAADEDSGSIDLLIPATLQTGRMPTLPGRVGLDRVGRRHSVPLSLSKPLSLPTRQAARRESLPSAQMKTKNILLKLEDQSLLEPSSLSLLSSRSSMAESPNVSATAERPVSAENLLPETSIASITSSTEASRLSTVLQSDNQPGAQTKQLTRQQTFPPLQPYARTRYMSATAEMSQCYTQVLLEADSSSSCSSPAKEKSCSSGRCCSPPSPHDPAACRQKKPNTLKILSKEFLMVDMPAKRRGSTLSDTFRQKHADSSERRHSVQTIRTDDSFSKHRHKRPSSAQDSDSTQMFYATLTGSHCEKDSRVSDTSVAQCKSDSGCNAERKCRDAKSTIQESRTTLSSKKTDQCASSAKSACSEHEPRRYSTPITECRTITTDSAGRRYTTIPVSSELSTHKVFFIGSPPDSPPRNHSVSSSSDSGSEPKRSIGDMSNEAVVIGGKRELDCMKEKNSKFAKLSPDKQMKENVDPRTNDDFAKALALSRKGSQGWARRRGSAPVGLLARLDDFTPTSVSSRVDQTCRRGSVPTDITKHQGGCNRLALGPRGGENCSALRRASLPQETALGNILTLAGERESFSMNNNNNNNNTSSSNNNGISRLFDSTASGMLSPRRGSVPADISELRRDLFSRNSVNNKSRNRKKVLRRRSSGGPEMFTAGSNDGNDNGTWLKSKREIGKREPVPEALIKRRGSLPIEMVAVSHAGSTSAPRKSSLWRL is encoded by the exons AGGCGGACTGCCGAGATAACAGTGGACAGCGAGGAGCAGAATGCGGTGTTCGTCCGTATCTCCG ATAGCAGCTTATTTCGTAATTCCGGCACATCGACCACGTTACCGGAAATCCGTGATGAATCTGCGACGGAGACAGCGTTCAGACGTCTATCGAACGCGGACCGAATCCTGCTGGAGAGCCTGGACGTCGGTCGATACAGGCCCAGGCACACCGGCCGATTCCTGACGATGCACAAGAGACGGCGTAAGAAGCTCGCCACCAGATCTTTGAGTCAGGAGTCCGGTATCCTGGATGACATTTTCCACGGGCTAGTACAG TGCGTGTTACAAAGAGCCGGAAACTGGCGATTTAATGCTTTCACACTGGAAACCGTCACAGGTG GTCGTTCGCTACCGGTATTGTGTGTCCATCTCTTTCACTGGTATGGACTTTTAAAACACTTCAGATTGGATGTCGTAACAGTATGGAAGCTATTCG CTTTTATCGAGGAGGGTTATCACAGTACAAATCCTTACCACAACAGTATACACGCCACGGACGTCACTCAGGCGATGCATTGCTTCCTCCaagaaaaaaag ATAAAAACACACCTAACAAATTTAGAAATCATGGCTTCCTTGATAGCGGCTGTAACGCATGATTTAGATCATCCAGGTGTCAATCAGCCGTTCCTGGTCGCGACGAGTAATCATTTGGCTGCACTGTATCAG aatacCTCTGTTCTTGAAAATCATCATTGGAGATCGGCCATAGGGTGTCTTCTGGAGAGCGGCGTCTCGGCACAATTACCGGCCGATGTGAGACCAGAACTTCAACGGCATATCAGTTCGTTGATCTTAGCGACAGACATTACGAGGCAGCAAGAGTTTCTCACACGTTTCAGG GATTATTTGAGCAACAATTCGCTCGAGATGAAGCGCGCGGAGGATCGTCATTTTATTCTGCAAATTGCCTTGAAATGCGCCGACATTTCCAATCCGTGTAGACCGTGGGATATATCCAGGAAATGGTCTTACAAGGTCTGCGAGGAGTTCTTCAGGCAGGGAGATTACGAGCGTCGTTTAAATCTTCCGGTGACACCATTGTGCGACCGCCACACCACCAGCATCCCGAAGATCCAGGCGGGCTTTTTCAAGCACGTTGTCACTCCTCTCTACGTGGAATGGCACCGTTTCCTCGGCGACGGCCTGAGCGTATCGCTGATGGAGTACTTGAAGACGAATCAGAAAAAGTGGGAGGCGTTGATCAACCAAGAGGCGGCCGAAGAAACGGAGACCGAAATTTCCGAGCTGGATGAACCGGAGGGCGCCGTTAGTTCGGGCGAGGAAACGGCCGCCGACGAGGATTCGGGCAGTATCGATTTACTGATACCGGCGACTTTGCAAACAGGACGAATGCCGACGCTGCCAGGACGAGTCGGTCTCGATCGCGTCGGCCGGCGTCACTCTGTACCTTTGAGCCTATCGAAACCGTTGAGCCTGCCTACGCGCCAGGCTGCCAGAAGAGAGAGTCTGCCGAGCGCACAGATGAAAACGAAGAACATCTTGCTGAAATTGGAAGATCAGAGTCTGTTGGAGCCGAGCTCCTTGTCCCTACTGTCCTCCCGAAGCAGCATGGCCGAATCGCCGAACGTCAGCGCCACCGCCGAGAGGCCGGTCAGCGCGGAAAATCTCCTACCGGAGACGAGCATAGCCAGCATCACCAGCAGCACCGAGGCGTCGAGATTGAGCACGGTCTTACAATCGGACAATCAGCCCGGCGCGCAAACCAAGCAACTCACGCGGCAACAGACCTTCCCTCCGCTGCAGCCGTACGCGAGAACGAGATACATGTCCGCGACCGCGGAGATGTCGCAGTGCTACACTCAGGTTCTTCTGGAAGCCGACAGTTCTTCTAGTTGTTCGAGCCCCGCGAAGGAGAAGTCGTGTTCGAGCGGGCGGTGCTGCTCGCCACCGTCGCCGCACGATCCCGCTGCGTGCCGACAAAAGAAGCCCAACACCCTGAAAATTCTCTCCAAGGAATTTCTGATGGTGGACATGCCTGCGAAGAGACGGGGCTCGACCTTGTCGGACACATTTAGACAGAAGCACGCGGACAGCTCGGAGCGTCGCCACTCCGTGCAGACTATTCGCACCGACGATTCTTTCTCCAAGCATCGGCATAAAAGGCCTTCCTCTGCTCAAGATTCCGACTCCACGCAGATGTTCTACGCCACACTGACGGGTTCTCACTGTGAGAAGGACAGTCGTGTTTCCGATACGTCGGTTGCGCAGTGTAAATCGGATTCGGGCTGCAATGCCGAACGTAAGTGTCGCGACGCGAAGTCGACGATTCAAGAATCACGGACTACGTTGTCGTCCAAAAAGACGGATCAATGTGCTTCATCGGCTAAGAGCGCGTGTTCCGAACACGAGCCGCGGAGATATTCGACCCCGATCACAGAGTGTAGAACGATAACGACCGACAGTGCAGGTAGACGTTACACCACAATACCCGTGTCTTCTGAGCTTAGCACTCACAAAGTGTTCTTTATCGGTAGTCCTCCCGATTCGCCGCCCCGTAATCATAGTGTGTCCTCGTCAAGTGACAGTGGTAGTGAGCCGAAAAGAAGTATCGGTGATATGAGTAACGAAGCTGTCGTCATCGGCGGCAAAAGGGAATTGGATTGCATGAAGGAAAAGAATTCCAAGTTCGCGAAGCTGAGTCCCGACAAGCAGATGAAGGAGAATGTCGATCCTCGTACGAACGACGACTTTGCTAAAGCATTGGCATTGTCCCGTAAGGGTAGTCAg ggATGGGCAAGGAGACGAGGGTCAGCTCCGGTTGGTCTTCTCGCAAGATTGGACGATTTCACTCCAACTTCTGTATCTTCAAGAGTCGATCAAACTTGTAGGCGTGGATCTGTGCCGACTGATATCACTAAACATCAAG GAGGTTGCAATCGGCTTGCGTTAGGACCTCGGGGAGGGGAGAATTGTTCGGCCCTAAGAAGAGCTAGTCTTCCGCAAGAGACTGCACTGGGAAATATTCTCACTTTGGCTG GCGAGCGTGAAAGCTTCTCGATGAACaataacaacaacaacaataataccagcagcagcaacaacaacggCATCAGCAGACTGTTCGACAGCACTGCTTCCGGGATGCTCTCTCCGAGACGAGGATCAGTGCCAGCAGACATATCCGAGTTACGTCGCGATCTGTTCAGTAGAAATAGCGTAAATAACAAGTCGCGCAACCGCAAAAAGGTTCTGAGGAGACGGAGTAGCGGTGGCCCGGAAATGTTCACCGCGGGATCCAACGACGGGAACGATAACGGCACGTGGCTCAAGTCGAAGAGGGAGATAGGAAAGCGCGAACCTGTCCCCGAAGCGCTTATCAAGCGAAGAGGATCCCTACCCATTGAGATGGTGGCTGTTTCACATGCTG GATCAACATCGGCGCCACGCAAATCTAGCCTGTGGCGGCTTTAG
- the LOC105667400 gene encoding uncharacterized protein isoform X4 has product MRPVCCRRRPVPSGHVHRGQPTRLRGVLLPGIGHGCAGATTLAGGARGDRARQSERDRGEREKRHSGAREADCRDNSGQRGAECGVRPYLRSLFRNSGTSTTLPEIRDESATETAFRRLSNADRILLESLDVGRYRPRHTGRFLTMHKRRRKKLATRSLSQESGILDDIFHGLVQCVLQRAGNWRFNAFTLETVTGGRSLPVLCVHLFHWYGLLKHFRLDVVTVWKLFAFIEEGYHSTNPYHNSIHATDVTQAMHCFLQEKKIKTHLTNLEIMASLIAAVTHDLDHPGVNQPFLVATSNHLAALYQNTSVLENHHWRSAIGCLLESGVSAQLPADVRPELQRHISSLILATDITRQQEFLTRFRDYLSNNSLEMKRAEDRHFILQIALKCADISNPCRPWDISRKWSYKVCEEFFRQGDYERRLNLPVTPLCDRHTTSIPKIQAGFFKHVVTPLYVEWHRFLGDGLSVSLMEYLKTNQKKWEALINQEAAEETETEISELDEPEGAVSSGEETAADEDSGSIDLLIPATLQTGRMPTLPGRVGLDRVGRRHSVPLSLSKPLSLPTRQAARRESLPSAQMKTKNILLKLEDQSLLEPSSLSLLSSRSSMAESPNVSATAERPVSAENLLPETSIASITSSTEASRLSTVLQSDNQPGAQTKQLTRQQTFPPLQPYARTRYMSATAEMSQCYTQVLLEADSSSSCSSPAKEKSCSSGRCCSPPSPHDPAACRQKKPNTLKILSKEFLMVDMPAKRRGSTLSDTFRQKHADSSERRHSVQTIRTDDSFSKHRHKRPSSAQDSDSTQMFYATLTGSHCEKDSRVSDTSVAQCKSDSGCNAERKCRDAKSTIQESRTTLSSKKTDQCASSAKSACSEHEPRRYSTPITECRTITTDSAGRRYTTIPVSSELSTHKVFFIGSPPDSPPRNHSVSSSSDSGSEPKRSIGDMSNEAVVIGGKRELDCMKEKNSKFAKLSPDKQMKENVDPRTNDDFAKALALSRKGSQGWARRRGSAPVGLLARLDDFTPTSVSSRVDQTCRRGSVPTDITKHQGGCNRLALGPRGGENCSALRRASLPQETALGNILTLAGERESFSMNNNNNNNNTSSSNNNGISRLFDSTASGMLSPRRGSVPADISELRRDLFSRNSVNNKSRNRKKVLRRRSSGGPEMFTAGSNDGNDNGTWLKSKREIGKREPVPEALIKRRGSLPIEMVAVSHAGSTSAPRKSSLWRL; this is encoded by the exons ATGCGGCCTGTGTGCTGTCGTCGCCGGCCTGTTCCGTCGGGCCATGTGCATCGCGGGCAGCCGACGCGGCTCCGGGGAGTCCTGCTACCAGGAATTGGCCACGGATGTGCAGGGGCGACGACACTCGCAGGTGGAGCACGCGGAGACCGGGCTCGTCAAAGCGAGCGAGATCGCGGAGAGCGTGAAAAGCGTCATTCAGGAGCAAGAG AGGCGGACTGCCGAGATAACAGTGGACAGCGAGGAGCAGAATGCGGTGTTCGTCCGTATCTCCG CAGCTTATTTCGTAATTCCGGCACATCGACCACGTTACCGGAAATCCGTGATGAATCTGCGACGGAGACAGCGTTCAGACGTCTATCGAACGCGGACCGAATCCTGCTGGAGAGCCTGGACGTCGGTCGATACAGGCCCAGGCACACCGGCCGATTCCTGACGATGCACAAGAGACGGCGTAAGAAGCTCGCCACCAGATCTTTGAGTCAGGAGTCCGGTATCCTGGATGACATTTTCCACGGGCTAGTACAG TGCGTGTTACAAAGAGCCGGAAACTGGCGATTTAATGCTTTCACACTGGAAACCGTCACAGGTG GTCGTTCGCTACCGGTATTGTGTGTCCATCTCTTTCACTGGTATGGACTTTTAAAACACTTCAGATTGGATGTCGTAACAGTATGGAAGCTATTCG CTTTTATCGAGGAGGGTTATCACAGTACAAATCCTTACCACAACAGTATACACGCCACGGACGTCACTCAGGCGATGCATTGCTTCCTCCaagaaaaaaag ATAAAAACACACCTAACAAATTTAGAAATCATGGCTTCCTTGATAGCGGCTGTAACGCATGATTTAGATCATCCAGGTGTCAATCAGCCGTTCCTGGTCGCGACGAGTAATCATTTGGCTGCACTGTATCAG aatacCTCTGTTCTTGAAAATCATCATTGGAGATCGGCCATAGGGTGTCTTCTGGAGAGCGGCGTCTCGGCACAATTACCGGCCGATGTGAGACCAGAACTTCAACGGCATATCAGTTCGTTGATCTTAGCGACAGACATTACGAGGCAGCAAGAGTTTCTCACACGTTTCAGG GATTATTTGAGCAACAATTCGCTCGAGATGAAGCGCGCGGAGGATCGTCATTTTATTCTGCAAATTGCCTTGAAATGCGCCGACATTTCCAATCCGTGTAGACCGTGGGATATATCCAGGAAATGGTCTTACAAGGTCTGCGAGGAGTTCTTCAGGCAGGGAGATTACGAGCGTCGTTTAAATCTTCCGGTGACACCATTGTGCGACCGCCACACCACCAGCATCCCGAAGATCCAGGCGGGCTTTTTCAAGCACGTTGTCACTCCTCTCTACGTGGAATGGCACCGTTTCCTCGGCGACGGCCTGAGCGTATCGCTGATGGAGTACTTGAAGACGAATCAGAAAAAGTGGGAGGCGTTGATCAACCAAGAGGCGGCCGAAGAAACGGAGACCGAAATTTCCGAGCTGGATGAACCGGAGGGCGCCGTTAGTTCGGGCGAGGAAACGGCCGCCGACGAGGATTCGGGCAGTATCGATTTACTGATACCGGCGACTTTGCAAACAGGACGAATGCCGACGCTGCCAGGACGAGTCGGTCTCGATCGCGTCGGCCGGCGTCACTCTGTACCTTTGAGCCTATCGAAACCGTTGAGCCTGCCTACGCGCCAGGCTGCCAGAAGAGAGAGTCTGCCGAGCGCACAGATGAAAACGAAGAACATCTTGCTGAAATTGGAAGATCAGAGTCTGTTGGAGCCGAGCTCCTTGTCCCTACTGTCCTCCCGAAGCAGCATGGCCGAATCGCCGAACGTCAGCGCCACCGCCGAGAGGCCGGTCAGCGCGGAAAATCTCCTACCGGAGACGAGCATAGCCAGCATCACCAGCAGCACCGAGGCGTCGAGATTGAGCACGGTCTTACAATCGGACAATCAGCCCGGCGCGCAAACCAAGCAACTCACGCGGCAACAGACCTTCCCTCCGCTGCAGCCGTACGCGAGAACGAGATACATGTCCGCGACCGCGGAGATGTCGCAGTGCTACACTCAGGTTCTTCTGGAAGCCGACAGTTCTTCTAGTTGTTCGAGCCCCGCGAAGGAGAAGTCGTGTTCGAGCGGGCGGTGCTGCTCGCCACCGTCGCCGCACGATCCCGCTGCGTGCCGACAAAAGAAGCCCAACACCCTGAAAATTCTCTCCAAGGAATTTCTGATGGTGGACATGCCTGCGAAGAGACGGGGCTCGACCTTGTCGGACACATTTAGACAGAAGCACGCGGACAGCTCGGAGCGTCGCCACTCCGTGCAGACTATTCGCACCGACGATTCTTTCTCCAAGCATCGGCATAAAAGGCCTTCCTCTGCTCAAGATTCCGACTCCACGCAGATGTTCTACGCCACACTGACGGGTTCTCACTGTGAGAAGGACAGTCGTGTTTCCGATACGTCGGTTGCGCAGTGTAAATCGGATTCGGGCTGCAATGCCGAACGTAAGTGTCGCGACGCGAAGTCGACGATTCAAGAATCACGGACTACGTTGTCGTCCAAAAAGACGGATCAATGTGCTTCATCGGCTAAGAGCGCGTGTTCCGAACACGAGCCGCGGAGATATTCGACCCCGATCACAGAGTGTAGAACGATAACGACCGACAGTGCAGGTAGACGTTACACCACAATACCCGTGTCTTCTGAGCTTAGCACTCACAAAGTGTTCTTTATCGGTAGTCCTCCCGATTCGCCGCCCCGTAATCATAGTGTGTCCTCGTCAAGTGACAGTGGTAGTGAGCCGAAAAGAAGTATCGGTGATATGAGTAACGAAGCTGTCGTCATCGGCGGCAAAAGGGAATTGGATTGCATGAAGGAAAAGAATTCCAAGTTCGCGAAGCTGAGTCCCGACAAGCAGATGAAGGAGAATGTCGATCCTCGTACGAACGACGACTTTGCTAAAGCATTGGCATTGTCCCGTAAGGGTAGTCAg ggATGGGCAAGGAGACGAGGGTCAGCTCCGGTTGGTCTTCTCGCAAGATTGGACGATTTCACTCCAACTTCTGTATCTTCAAGAGTCGATCAAACTTGTAGGCGTGGATCTGTGCCGACTGATATCACTAAACATCAAG GAGGTTGCAATCGGCTTGCGTTAGGACCTCGGGGAGGGGAGAATTGTTCGGCCCTAAGAAGAGCTAGTCTTCCGCAAGAGACTGCACTGGGAAATATTCTCACTTTGGCTG GCGAGCGTGAAAGCTTCTCGATGAACaataacaacaacaacaataataccagcagcagcaacaacaacggCATCAGCAGACTGTTCGACAGCACTGCTTCCGGGATGCTCTCTCCGAGACGAGGATCAGTGCCAGCAGACATATCCGAGTTACGTCGCGATCTGTTCAGTAGAAATAGCGTAAATAACAAGTCGCGCAACCGCAAAAAGGTTCTGAGGAGACGGAGTAGCGGTGGCCCGGAAATGTTCACCGCGGGATCCAACGACGGGAACGATAACGGCACGTGGCTCAAGTCGAAGAGGGAGATAGGAAAGCGCGAACCTGTCCCCGAAGCGCTTATCAAGCGAAGAGGATCCCTACCCATTGAGATGGTGGCTGTTTCACATGCTG GATCAACATCGGCGCCACGCAAATCTAGCCTGTGGCGGCTTTAG